A region of the Bacteroidota bacterium genome:
AGATGCAGAGTTAAAATATAAATCAGGAGACCTGTTAACTTTAAAAAATCGTCTGCCGGTTATTAAGTCTAATCTGGATACCCTCATTTTCCCATATATGCAGAAATTGAGTGCCGATGATAAAAAGCAGATTGTTGCACTTGCAAATGAGAGTAAAGAAATTGAAACAGCACTCAATTTGTTTTTATCCGACTTTAAAGATTCGACACCTGCGGCAATCGAGCAAAATATTGAAGCTATTGTTAAACAACAACAGTCGTTTACACCATACAGCGTGCTGTTTAGTGATTTAAAAGCAGTTAATCCTTCCATTATTCAATTGTTGCGCAGCGAATCCCTGCAACCAACAGATTTACAAGCGGTGCTTGCAGAAAAATCATTACAATTATATTTTGCCAAAAACTTTAACCATAAAAAGTTTAATATGGAAATGGTGTTTGCGGCAATTATGAAAATTAAAAAATGGTATAAAGATTTACTGCACATCAATGCGAAATTTATTATCAGTAAACAAAATAATTTAATTAAACAACTGGTTGTTAAATCGGAAATGTCGGTTGCCGGTATGTCGGAGGCTGAAAAACAAAACAGACGCGCCATCACCGAAGGGAGAAAAATACTGGAGAATGAGTTTAGTAAATCTATTCGTTTTAAATCAATAAGAGAATTAGCCACCGCGGAATCCGGATTATTGATTCGTGAAATTAAACCCGTATGGCTGATGAGTCCGCTCAGTGTTTCAGATACATTACCGCTGGATGAAAATTACTTTGATGTGGTAATTTTTGATGAAGCCAGTCAAATTACCTTAGAGGAAGGTTTACCACCTGTTTATCGCGCAAAACAAACTATTGTTGTTGGTGATGAGATGCAAATGCCACCTAGTAATTTTTTTGGCAGTAATTCAGCAAATATTGATGATTTATGGGAAGAAGAAGAAATGGATGAAACGTTTGAAGCCTTTTCACTGGATGCTGATAGTTTCCTCACCCAAGGAACAAGAAAATTCCCAAGTATTATGCTGGGATGGCATTACCGCAGTAAACATGAAGCATTGATTGGATTTTCTAATGCATCGTTTTATAATAATGAGTTGCTTACCATTCCCGACAAATATTTTCACCAAAATACCGCAGAAGAAATTATTGTAGAGCAAATTGAAAATGCAACGCGCAATACAAAATTCATTTACGAAAAACCTATTTCCTATCATTACATAAAAAATGGTGTTTATGCATCGCGAAGTAATGAAATGGAGGCAGCATATATTGCGCTTCTGGTTAAATCATTATTGTTGGAAAATAAAGGCCTAAGTATTGGCATCGTAGCCTTTTCGATGGAACAACAGGGCACTATAGAGGAAGCGATTGAGGAATTATGTGTTGCAGATAAATCATTTGAAAATTTAATTGAACAGGAATACAAACGGGAGGAGGATAATCAGTTTGTTGGCTTATTTGTAAAAAACCTGGAAAATGTGCAAGGCGATGAACGGGATATCATTATAATGAGCACCTGTTATGGTTATGATGTTAACCATAAAATGCTGATGAATTTTGGACCGATAAATAAAAGAGGAGGGGAGAAACGATTGAACGTAATTTTCTCGCGTGCCAAAAAAAGTATGTGCGTGGTGTCATCAATAAAATATCACGACATTAAAAATGAATATAATGAAGGAGCAAATTATTTCCGCAAGTATTTACAATATGCCGAATTAATGAGCATGGGATTATTGAATGAAGCCGCAACTGTATTAAATACGATAAATAATAAATACGCGAACGAATTAAAAACTGCTATTGGTAATCAAATTAAAACAATATTAGAAGAAGCAGGTTATGAAGTAAATACTAATATCGGTCAAAGTAAATTTAAATGTAACCTCGGTGTTAAAAAGGCCGGAGAAAATGAATACAAATTGGGAATTATCATTGATGATACTACCCATTATGCGAATGATGATATTTTAGAACAATACATGTTAAAACCGGATATCCTCCGTCAGAATGGTTGGCAAATTTGTCAGGTGTTTACTAAGGACTGGGTTGATAACAAGGAACAGGTTATTCAATATCTCCTGGGCAACCTTGATGGCACCGTAAAGGCTTTACCGGAAATGCCGGTTTATGAGCAGTTTATTCCTGAAGCGCCGGAACAACCGGTAGTAAATGCAGCAGCGGTTGGAGAAGAGTTTATCACCTACGTATGTAAAACTGAGTCTGGGAGTAAATTCTGGGAAATTTATATTGATGATTGTAACATCACCATCCAATTCGGCAAAACCGGTACTAAGGGGCAACGACTGGTGAAAACCTTTGCTACAGCGAAGGAAGCCGCTTCAGAGGCCTTGAAATTAACAAATCAAAAAACGGCTAAAGGGTATATTAAACAATAATTTAACCTGAGTGTGTTTTAAAACCTGCGTTCTTGGTTAACTTTGCACCCACTCAATACAAAATGAAAAAGCACACACCACTTTTAATTTCCTTATGGATTTTTGGCATATTTATTTCCAATGCTCAAACTTTTACTTATTTCCAACCTTTGGATTATAAGGGTCAGTTTTTCGGTTATTGGGGTTGGAATGTTGATGGATACACTGCTTCTGATATTCATTTTAAAGGTGAAGATTATAATTTTACTTTGACCGATGTAAAAGCGTATGATCGTCAGAGTAATTTTGATGTGAAATTATATTGCAATCCACTTCGTGCAACAATTCCACAATATAATTTCCGGTTTGGATATTTTATTTCTCCCCATTATAATATTTCCTTTGGTATCGACCATATGAAATATGTTGTGAAACAATTACAAGTGGTTGGTATAGATGGTTATATTGACAATCCCGCTTCTAATTACAGCTCAATTTATGAAGATTATGAAATTTTAATTCGCCCCGGGTTTTTGCAATTTGAACATACCGACGGATTAAATTATATAAATACAGAATATAGAAGAGTCGATAATCTGATTACCGGCCCACATTTAAAATTAAATGCAACAGAAGGTGTAAGCGCCGGTATTTTATTGCCTAAAACAAATTGTACCTTGCTTGACAATGCACGGTATGATGAATTTCATTTAGCAGGTTTTGGCATGGCCATAATGGCAGGTTTAAACTTAGAAATTTATAAATACTTTTTTATTCAGTCTGAATTTAAAAGTGGTTATATTAATATGCCGGATATCAGAACGACCATGGACCCTGTAGACAGGGCAGGCCAACAATTTGTGTTTGCACAATGGAATGTAGTGTTTGGTGCGAATTTTAATTTAAATAAGTAAACGGTTCTACAGTGGAATTTGAATTATTACATACAGAACGATTGATTTTACGGAAAATTGATCCTGATGTATATACGTGGGTATTCACACAACTCAACCGTGAGGAACAAAAACAATTTCTCGGTTTTTTAACCGATGAAGAACTGGATACCATGTTTGCAAAATACCAAAAAGGATTTACTTGTTTCAATAAAACCTACCTGAGTTTTCAATTATTAGATAAAATTACCGGCGATACGATTGGTGTTTGCGGATATCACAATTGGTATACGGAACACCATCGCGCAGAAATTGGATATTCATTATATCAGGATGTTTTTAAAAGACAGGGTTACATGAGCGAAGCCTTTTCGCCAATTATCAAATATGGTTTTGAGCAAATGCAATTAAATCGTATTGAAGCATTTATCGGACCCCATAATACTGCATCCATCAAGTTAGTGGAAAAAAATGGTTTTACTCCGGAAGGTCATTTAAAACAACATTATTATAAAAATGGCATTATGGAAGATTCGCTGGTTTTTGCGCTGTTACTTCAAACTTATAAACCTTAAGTAACCATGCGGGTGCTTTATTTATTACATCTTAATTTTCCATCCATTACACCCGCTCAATTAGAATCTGGACTTTTAAGCAATAGCCTTCGTCGCCACACCCCGCTTGACTTTCAAGCAACAAAATCATTAGTATCCAATCAGAAATTATTTCTTGAAAATGAAGGTAAACAGTTTACCAATTACACCAGAATGAAAGGCATTTTTGAAACACTTTTACCGAAATTGATATTTACTTTAGGTGATGATAAACAGTTTGCGACAATCAAAATCCGGTTTTCAATCGGTCCGTCGCTTTTAATATTACTTTACTTATTAAGCCTGTTATTTTTAATTTACAATGCTCTGGTTTTCGGAGAATATCCGAATCTACTTGCTTCAATTTTATTGCCGGCACTTATTTTTATTTTGGTAACTAAAATAGAATTGTTTTTGCTGAAAAAAACGATACTTAAAGCAGTCACTAATAAAAGTGAAAATCTATAAATCAAAATAAATATTGCTTCAACACCTCATTTAAACGAACACCAATTGAAAAATATAAGGTATTTGAGTCGTTGGTGTTTTCTTCGCTGTCCAGCTTCCTGTAAATACATCTAAAATCTAAATTTGCATTATGCCAAAATTGCCAGGATATAACCAGGTCGTTTACAATTAAATTATTATGAATACCCTGACCGATGGTATTGCCATATTCATTAGCGTAATTGTTATAATCTAGAAAAACGTTGCCACCATAATTCGTATTTAACGAATCGGTGCCATAATTCGCCAGCATGAGGGTATTGTTGATGGTAAATTTTGGCGCAGGTTGATACCAAAGTGCAATTAAATTTTCCTTGAAATTGGCGCCCAGCGGATGTGCCAGCGGTTGCGCATAATGCGTATAACTGCTGCCGTTTTCATCTTCATAACTATAAGTGTAGGGCCTGGCCATATTAAATTCATATTGCAGATCCAACTGGTCGATGCCAAAAACGTTGATGTATTTTAATCCGGATTGTAATGCATATTTATTGCCCCACCAGCCATCGTTTGCTATAAATTCACTTACAACCAATTCATCTAATACAAACTGTCCGTAAAATGAAAATTGTTTTAAAAAATTCCATTTCCAGTTGGCACCTAATACAACATTATCGCTGCTGCCTAATCCGCTCTCCACTGCACGATAAAAAATTACCGGATTCAGGTAATTATATTCAAAACCTTTATCTCCCCCCGAATAAGTTGTGCGGTCAAAAATAATTGTTTCAAATAAACCAAAATGTAAATTTTTAGTGATGGGGAAATTCAAATGGTGCATTGCGGCATATTTTTTATGCACCAGACTATTATAAATATTAGACCCATCGTAATTCGCTAATTCTGTAAATACATTTTCATAATTCGCCCGCCATATTTTTGTATTTATTTTGAAAAATAACATGTCCTTGGCATTGCTGCTCCATATTAAACTGCGAATGCCATCTCCCACAAAAAGTTTATCCTGACCAAATTGCATGGCAATATGTTTTGTGGCATTGAAGGCAACATAGCCATGAGTAGACAACCAGTCAAACCCATCTTCTTTAAATATTTTCGCAACACCCTCGCCCGGAACAACCTGCGGTGCGGCATCAATTCTATCTTTAATATAACCCGGAAAAATGGCCTGATTATCGGTTGCGTATAAATAAAAACCAACCTTGTTATCAATACTCCCACGTAATTCTAACCCCCTTGTATTTACAAAATTTAAACCACCGGAATCGATGCTGGTCCCAAAACTATTGGCAATAACAGGATTCACGCGAACGGTAAAAAATTGATATAAAGTAGCAGGTTCAGGATAAAAAAACGGAATTGGTGACGCTCGATAATACTCGGAACCTTTTGGTGTCGCAAATTCACGATTATCTGCGCATAAATAATTGATATTAAATTGCTCGCGGCGGTTAAAACTATCCGATTTAGCATAATTGAGCGTAAGGTCAGTGATATCTTCCCGCAAATAAGGTTTTATGGCCGTGTGCAAATCGCGATAAGTGCTGCTGTAGGAAATGTCAATACGGTCGATTAAGTGGTAGGAATTGCTCCCCAGCGGTGTATACGCATTACCCCATTGCGGCAGTGCAACCGGCTCCTGTCCATACCCTGTTTCCCTTGCTGCAAGCAGAAAGATTAACATAAAACCTATAATTAATCTAAATTTGTCAGCCATTTTGCGATACGGGCACGGCATTTGTTTTTATAAGTGCAGAGTTACTAAAAAAAACGAACATGAAAAAATTACTCATCCTCATTCTCTTGTATGCCAATGTAGCTATTGGCCAAAACCTTGGTTTCAG
Encoded here:
- a CDS encoding GNAT family N-acetyltransferase — protein: MEFELLHTERLILRKIDPDVYTWVFTQLNREEQKQFLGFLTDEELDTMFAKYQKGFTCFNKTYLSFQLLDKITGDTIGVCGYHNWYTEHHRAEIGYSLYQDVFKRQGYMSEAFSPIIKYGFEQMQLNRIEAFIGPHNTASIKLVEKNGFTPEGHLKQHYYKNGIMEDSLVFALLLQTYKP